TTGAATTCTTGAATGGCAGGAAAACTCGTGTTTATAAATTGGACTGTTTCATCAGAATGAAGATCCTGTCCGCTTGGTACATACGTGCGAATGACGTGATCAAGCTTATTAAAATCGACCTTTTTGTCCTGAAGTTTAACTGTAAGAACGCCGCAGCCGACATCTACACCTACAAGATTTGGGACAACTTTATCTTTTAGCTGGATGGTTGTTCCAATCACACAACCTTTTCCGGCATGATAGTCTGGCATTATACTAATCTTTGTGTCTTTTAAAAATGCTTGATTACACAGCTCGTGGATTTGCTCCAGTGCTGTTTCCTGTGGGTAATTTGAAAATATTCTCGCTTCTGTTTGTGACCCCGTTATTTTAATCACTCGTTTCCCTCCTCCAAAAGCAGATTACAAAAAGGCTACCATTTATGGAGGATTTAAGCAACGGGTTTTATATGACAAAAAAAGACCTAGTCATTTTGACTAGATCCTCTTCTCAACATCTTGTCTAATTAGCTCAACCATATCATCCGAAAGGTTGGCTGGAAGGGAAGTGCCCTCTTTAAATACCCATGCATTAATGACTTCAAGGTCTGCTTTTTTAAAGGTAATGCTGTAATCCTGATTTTGATAGGAAAAATCAGCTGTTATATACTCTTCATTATAAAAATCATCATCAATAATCATATTGCTAATTTCAAATGGCTTCACAAAGTTAGCTCCTTTTTCCCCGTAGTAATTAAATCCATGAAAAACTCCTTAATATTGCCAATTAGCACCCCACCATGACCGGAACACATAGCATCAGCATCAAATGCCGATAAAATTTCTAATCCATTAAGAAACGGGGGAATATCTTTTTCTGACACTCCACCATCACGTAAATACTTCAACCATTCCTCTCGAAGCTCACTTCCCACGGAAACTAACCCATCTGCTGATAACGGGTCTCCAAAGAAGCAAAGAAAATCGCCTGTAAATAAAGTTTTTGTTGGCTTGTGAAAGAAAACAACTGAGCCTGGAGTATGATAGCCAACCAACTGGCATTCAAAATCGCCATAGTGCCCCTGGCTTGGTAGTTCATATAAAAATTGCTCCGGCTCGGAACATTCAATGGTTTCCCTCTCATTGGGGTGAATCAATTTTTTTGCATATTTAAAAGCAGATGCTGCTTGTACATGATCCTCATGACCATGTGTTGCCAAACAAAGAACCACATCCTCAACTGATTTACCTATGCTGCGCAGTGCCTGTTCTATATATTCTGTATGCTGTTGTTTCCCCGAATCGATGACCGTGACGGATTTTCCTTCTACAATAAAATAACAGTTATTATATGAATTCCAGCTTGCATCCCAAACGGCCAGCACATAAATGTTTTCTCTAACTGATTCAAAAATATAATCCACTCGAATTCCTCCTAAAATTCCTCCTCATTCCCTTATTAATAATTCCACACATCTCTATCTATTCCTTTATTCCTTTGCCAAGTCCCTTCGATTGGCAGCTAATGGCGGCTGTTTTAACCACCCATTCGCAATCATAATATTTGCCTCATCCTCTGAATAGTTTAGAATCTCCGCATTTAAACGAGGATAATCTCGAACACCTTCCTACTAATAGCCATTAAGGAATAATATAACCATTATGGAAAAAAGTATGATTAGTTACTGGGCATCATCAACTTTATAAAGCAAAAGGGAGATGCATATAGCATCTCCCTTTTATTATTAATAGATTGTTTGTATACCTCTTCCAGCCACCGTCATCCACTCGAATTGACGCAGTCTTGCTTCAAACAACGTCAATGGATCGCGGAACATCTCAGGATTGGTATTTAGTTTGTTAAGCATCTCTTGGTTGGTTTGGATTGCGGTACGTGTCTCTTCTACCAATTGATTTATAATGGCAACTGGATTTTTAAAGAACAACGTAACATCCCTCTCCAAGGATTTTTCAAACAGCTCAAAAGACTGGAAGAACTGTTTATTTATAGCTTCGATTGCTTCTGTGTAATCTTCATTTTCCACAAATGATTTATATT
The window above is part of the Bacillus sp. SORGH_AS_0510 genome. Proteins encoded here:
- a CDS encoding MBL fold metallo-hydrolase, which translates into the protein MDYIFESVRENIYVLAVWDASWNSYNNCYFIVEGKSVTVIDSGKQQHTEYIEQALRSIGKSVEDVVLCLATHGHEDHVQAASAFKYAKKLIHPNERETIECSEPEQFLYELPSQGHYGDFECQLVGYHTPGSVVFFHKPTKTLFTGDFLCFFGDPLSADGLVSVGSELREEWLKYLRDGGVSEKDIPPFLNGLEILSAFDADAMCSGHGGVLIGNIKEFFMDLITTGKKELTL